In Geminocystis sp. NIES-3708, a single window of DNA contains:
- a CDS encoding carbonic anhydrase: MNKKENKLDICTCKRRDFTKLLLTGSFGLSFWLSSALSAKAEYKAKALVLSCIDFRFVDFERNFLINSNLDHQFDWLSLAGASLALTDFPSPADTIVFWEQLALSYKLHNIEQVIILDHQDCGAYSSKFNTNLTQNLEEEINIHRQYLTQAYDAIANRYPNLTIELYFIYLDGKVEQIDV; encoded by the coding sequence ATGAATAAAAAAGAAAATAAATTAGACATTTGCACTTGTAAAAGACGAGATTTTACTAAATTATTATTAACAGGAAGTTTCGGCTTATCTTTTTGGTTATCTTCTGCTTTATCAGCGAAAGCTGAGTATAAAGCTAAAGCATTAGTGTTAAGTTGTATTGATTTTCGTTTTGTTGATTTTGAGCGAAATTTCTTGATAAATAGTAATTTAGATCATCAATTTGATTGGTTAAGTTTAGCGGGAGCATCTTTAGCTCTGACAGATTTTCCTAGCCCTGCAGATACTATCGTTTTTTGGGAACAACTAGCTTTATCTTACAAGTTACATAATATTGAACAGGTTATTATTTTAGATCATCAAGATTGTGGTGCTTATAGCAGTAAATTTAATACTAATTTGACTCAAAATCTCGAAGAGGAAATAAATATTCATCGTCAATATTTAACTCAGGCTTATGATGCGATCGCTAATCGCTATCCGAATTTAACAATAGAACTGTATTTTATTTATCTTGACGGCAAAGTAGAACAAATTGATGTTTAA
- a CDS encoding metallophosphoesterase family protein has product MSNKRLVIGDVHGHYDALLRLFENIAPDKEDQIYFLGDLIDRGPHSAQVVEFVMNNDYNCIQGNHEIMLLNALNQGQTNYKILQGWLQNGGSTTVNSYGQKMPPIEHIEWIKNLPLYYDLGDYWLVHAGIDPNLRLEQQSSDQFCWIRTPFHVSTHPYFLDKTIIIGHTITFTFKGLKPGQLARGQGWIGIDTGVYHHEQGWLTALELNESMVYQVNSFGKNFRKFPLNQCLIPINNRKLFSFRPKALFS; this is encoded by the coding sequence ATGAGTAACAAAAGACTGGTTATTGGAGATGTTCACGGTCATTATGATGCTTTATTGAGATTATTTGAAAATATTGCTCCTGATAAAGAAGATCAGATTTACTTTCTAGGAGATTTAATTGATCGTGGACCTCACAGTGCCCAAGTAGTAGAATTTGTCATGAACAATGATTACAATTGTATTCAAGGCAACCATGAAATTATGTTACTCAATGCCTTAAATCAGGGGCAAACAAATTATAAAATATTGCAAGGATGGTTACAAAATGGTGGTAGTACGACAGTTAATAGTTATGGTCAAAAAATGCCTCCAATAGAACATATCGAATGGATCAAAAATCTACCTCTATACTATGATTTAGGAGATTATTGGTTAGTCCATGCTGGAATAGATCCTAATCTTCGTCTTGAGCAACAATCTTCTGATCAATTTTGTTGGATTCGTACACCCTTTCATGTTAGTACTCACCCATATTTTTTGGACAAGACTATTATTATCGGTCATACTATCACTTTTACATTTAAAGGACTAAAACCCGGGCAGTTAGCTAGAGGACAAGGTTGGATTGGCATTGATACAGGTGTTTATCATCATGAACAAGGATGGCTAACAGCTTTAGAATTAAATGAATCTATGGTATATCAAGTAAATAGTTTCGGTAAAAACTTCCGTAAATTTCCCTTAAATCAATGTCTGATTCCTATTAATAATCGCAAGTTATTTAGTTTTCGCCCAAAAGCCTTATTTTCATAA
- a CDS encoding nucleoside deaminase → MTNNKDIEYMRQAIALMREAGVVKKTGGAFGTVVVKDGEVIGASGNSVLRDNDPTAHAEVNAIRQACKKLGTVDLSGAVLYSSCECCPMCYATAYWARISKIYYAAGWSDFADLFDDANIQEDLVKEYKNRLLAPEQILQEEAQAVWKEFRELPDGARY, encoded by the coding sequence ATGACCAACAACAAAGATATTGAATATATGCGTCAAGCGATCGCCTTGATGCGAGAGGCAGGAGTTGTCAAGAAAACAGGTGGGGCATTTGGTACAGTTGTAGTTAAAGATGGAGAGGTAATTGGGGCTTCTGGTAATAGTGTTTTACGGGATAATGATCCTACAGCACATGCAGAAGTAAACGCTATTCGTCAGGCTTGTAAGAAACTAGGAACTGTTGATCTATCAGGTGCTGTTTTATATAGCAGTTGTGAATGTTGCCCTATGTGTTATGCAACGGCTTATTGGGCTAGAATTTCCAAAATTTACTACGCCGCTGGTTGGAGTGATTTTGCAGATCTTTTTGATGATGCTAATATTCAAGAAGATTTAGTTAAAGAATATAAAAATCGCTTACTCGCACCAGAGCAAATTCTTCAAGAAGAAGCACAGGCTGTTTGGAAAGAATTCAGAGAACTTCCTGATGGTGCAAGATATTAA
- a CDS encoding ApaLI family restriction endonuclease codes for MFYYLQREQAINIQQTLETVYKGVNGEYYAGEEAWNFIKTRTGFDLKQILIDIADKKTPEKT; via the coding sequence ATGTTTTATTATCTTCAAAGAGAACAAGCTATCAATATTCAACAAACTTTAGAAACAGTTTATAAGGGTGTAAATGGCGAATATTATGCTGGAGAAGAAGCATGGAATTTTATCAAAACTCGTACAGGATTTGATTTAAAACAGATTTTAATAGATATTGCAGATAAAAAAACACCTGAAAAAACTTAA
- a CDS encoding ApaLI family restriction endonuclease gives MKNDDTSHYLIYRVLGITSQEGQKIDEYQNIGRFLYNYAGSFLKEIASLCLLFNNPQGKKTTVKNSFGTKPKTFEIDFLDGNDAIEIKWRDATTDRDHNHERAYSCKSYTK, from the coding sequence ATGAAGAATGATGATACTTCTCATTATCTAATTTATAGAGTTTTGGGGATAACCAGCCAAGAAGGGCAAAAAATAGACGAATATCAAAATATTGGTAGGTTTTTATATAATTATGCTGGTTCTTTTTTAAAAGAAATTGCTTCTTTATGTTTATTATTTAACAATCCTCAAGGAAAAAAAACTACTGTTAAAAATTCTTTTGGTACAAAACCGAAAACCTTTGAAATTGATTTTTTAGATGGCAATGATGCTATTGAGATTAAATGGAGAGATGCCACTACAGACAGAGACCATAATCACGAAAGAGCATACTCATGTAAAAGCTATACAAAATAG
- a CDS encoding Shedu anti-phage system protein SduA domain-containing protein, whose product MSKSEIIPSAIIFKSDQQKKLFHNAEDNDIDLSDGVGQFHGIISNAKSENEVHNFLEKYPDFLPGFTNYHLGPAARAIVTKLPLGNDFKTDFAFLAYNSMEVCLTTIEIENPKYNIFNQNGNFSSHFNNARQQVEDWMEWATDNKQQAFDCFGDLGQINWNNTLTKTFKAYLVIGDSDKLELEIEKQRWSNLQSYESKNIYIMSYRRLLQMSSLAHILYNKRLLVCSYKNRQLYVKNVAG is encoded by the coding sequence ATGAGTAAATCTGAAATAATACCATCTGCAATAATTTTTAAAAGTGATCAACAAAAAAAACTATTTCATAATGCTGAAGATAATGATATTGATCTTTCAGATGGAGTCGGACAATTTCACGGTATAATCTCGAACGCAAAATCAGAAAATGAAGTTCATAATTTTTTAGAAAAATATCCTGATTTTCTTCCTGGTTTTACAAATTATCATTTAGGTCCTGCTGCCAGAGCCATTGTAACAAAACTTCCGTTAGGTAATGATTTTAAAACAGATTTTGCTTTTTTAGCTTACAATTCAATGGAAGTTTGCCTAACAACAATAGAAATTGAAAATCCAAAATATAATATTTTCAATCAAAATGGTAATTTTTCATCTCATTTCAATAATGCTCGTCAACAAGTGGAAGATTGGATGGAATGGGCAACAGATAATAAGCAACAAGCATTTGATTGTTTTGGCGATTTGGGACAAATAAATTGGAACAATACATTAACCAAGACATTTAAAGCATACTTAGTTATCGGTGATTCAGATAAATTGGAGTTGGAAATAGAAAAACAACGATGGTCTAATCTCCAAAGCTATGAATCGAAAAACATTTATATAATGAGTTATCGTAGGCTCTTACAAATGTCATCCTTAGCTCATATACTTTATAATAAGAGGCTATTAGTTTGTTCATATAAAAATAGACAATTATACGTTAAAAATGTTGCAGGATAA
- the alaS gene encoding alanine--tRNA ligase yields the protein MTNIPPSLTGNEIREKFLNFFAQKQHKILPSASLVPEDPTVLLTIAGMLPFKPIFLGQKTPDYPRATTSQKCIRTNDIENVGHTARHHTFFEMLGNFSFGDYFKSQAIAWGWELSTTVFQLPPERIVVSVFREDDEAFAIWRDEVGIPEKRIIRMGEEDNFWKSGVTGPCGPCSELYYDFKPELGDDNIDLEDDTRFIEFYNLVFMQYNRDADGNLTPLQNKNIDTGMGLERMAQILQQVPNNYETDLIFPIIKTAAKLADIDYSKADENTKVSLKVIGDHVRSIVQMIADGISASNIGRGYVLRRLIRRVVRHGRLIGIDGNFINEVAESAIKLLEEVYSNTREREKVIKTELQREESAFLATLERGEKLLNEVIIKLRSQQKTVISGEDAFTLYDTYGFPLELTQEIAEEEGLTVDVSGFEAEMEAQRVRSQSAHETIDLTVQGSIDKLAEHIHPTEFLGYSEYQLISHIEALLVEGKSVEKAESSSKVQLILNKTPFYAESGGQIGDRGYLAGEDVLISIEDVQKESGFFVHYGTVERGIVTVGQKLRATIDKSCRNRVRANHTATHLLQSALKKVVDENISQAGSLVSFDKLRFDFNSPQPITKQQLQQVEDLINTWIAEAHSTDISIMGIEDAKAKGAIAMFGEKYGSEVRVIDIPSVSMELCGGTHVNNTAEIGLFKIISETGVASGIRRIEAVAGASVLEYLKVRDDVVKQLSDKLKAKPEEIVDRFFNLQSELKVTQKELENVKQELALLKSESLISDAQSVGEFKILVANMGELDAKSLQSAGEKLQQKLGNSAVILASIPEANKVSLVAAFGEKVYKEKQLQAGKFIGEIAKICGGGGGGKPNLAQAGGKDTTKVEEALTIAKTKLIEALS from the coding sequence ATGACTAATATCCCTCCTTCTTTAACAGGAAACGAAATCAGAGAGAAATTTTTAAACTTTTTCGCCCAAAAACAACACAAAATCCTGCCTAGTGCCTCATTAGTACCAGAAGATCCCACTGTTTTACTGACGATCGCAGGAATGCTTCCCTTTAAGCCTATTTTCTTAGGGCAGAAAACCCCTGACTATCCCCGTGCTACCACTTCGCAAAAGTGTATTCGTACTAATGATATTGAAAACGTAGGGCACACCGCTAGGCATCACACCTTCTTTGAGATGTTGGGTAACTTTAGCTTTGGTGATTACTTTAAGTCACAAGCCATTGCTTGGGGTTGGGAGTTGTCAACTACAGTGTTTCAGCTACCCCCAGAGAGAATCGTTGTCAGTGTATTTAGAGAAGACGATGAGGCTTTTGCTATCTGGCGTGATGAAGTGGGAATCCCCGAAAAACGGATTATTCGTATGGGAGAAGAAGATAACTTTTGGAAATCGGGAGTAACTGGTCCTTGTGGCCCTTGTTCCGAGTTATACTATGATTTTAAACCCGAATTGGGGGATGATAACATCGACTTGGAAGACGATACCCGTTTCATCGAGTTTTACAACTTGGTGTTTATGCAGTATAATCGAGACGCTGACGGCAATTTAACCCCTCTGCAAAACAAAAACATCGATACTGGCATGGGGTTAGAAAGAATGGCACAAATTCTGCAACAAGTGCCTAATAACTACGAAACTGACTTGATTTTCCCTATCATTAAAACGGCGGCAAAGTTGGCGGATATTGACTATAGCAAAGCCGATGAAAATACTAAGGTATCTTTAAAGGTTATCGGTGATCATGTACGATCGATCGTTCAAATGATTGCTGATGGTATTTCAGCCTCAAATATAGGAAGGGGTTATGTTTTGCGCCGTCTGATACGCAGAGTCGTGCGTCACGGGCGTTTAATCGGTATCGATGGCAATTTTATCAATGAGGTAGCCGAAAGCGCTATCAAGCTATTAGAAGAGGTTTACAGCAATACGAGAGAAAGAGAAAAGGTAATCAAAACCGAGTTACAACGGGAAGAATCGGCTTTCTTGGCAACCCTTGAAAGGGGTGAAAAACTCTTAAATGAGGTGATTATTAAACTCAGAAGTCAGCAAAAAACAGTTATTTCGGGGGAGGATGCTTTTACCCTTTATGATACCTATGGTTTCCCCCTCGAATTGACTCAGGAAATTGCAGAGGAAGAAGGTTTAACCGTTGATGTGTCTGGTTTTGAAGCGGAAATGGAAGCTCAAAGAGTTCGATCTCAGTCTGCCCACGAAACCATTGATTTAACTGTACAGGGTAGCATAGACAAGTTAGCAGAGCATATCCATCCGACGGAATTTTTAGGCTATAGCGAATATCAGTTAATCAGTCACATCGAGGCGTTATTAGTTGAAGGTAAATCGGTGGAAAAAGCCGAATCAAGTAGCAAAGTTCAGCTAATCTTGAATAAAACCCCATTTTATGCCGAATCTGGTGGGCAAATTGGCGATCGAGGCTATTTAGCAGGAGAAGATGTGTTAATATCGATCGAAGATGTACAGAAAGAGTCGGGCTTTTTTGTCCATTATGGTACAGTGGAAAGAGGTATTGTCACCGTAGGGCAAAAGTTACGCGCAACTATAGACAAATCTTGTCGTAACCGTGTCAGAGCGAATCATACCGCAACTCACTTGTTACAGTCAGCTTTGAAAAAAGTTGTCGATGAAAACATCTCTCAAGCTGGTTCTTTGGTATCCTTTGATAAGTTACGTTTTGACTTTAATTCTCCTCAACCCATTACTAAGCAACAATTACAACAGGTTGAAGATTTAATCAATACTTGGATTGCGGAAGCTCATTCCACAGATATTAGTATCATGGGAATTGAAGATGCTAAAGCTAAGGGTGCGATCGCCATGTTTGGAGAAAAATATGGTAGTGAAGTCAGAGTAATTGATATTCCTAGCGTTTCGATGGAATTGTGCGGAGGCACTCATGTTAATAATACGGCGGAAATTGGCTTGTTTAAAATCATTTCTGAAACAGGGGTTGCTTCTGGCATTAGACGTATTGAAGCGGTAGCAGGTGCATCTGTCTTAGAATATCTTAAAGTGAGAGATGATGTCGTCAAGCAATTATCAGATAAATTAAAAGCTAAACCAGAGGAAATTGTCGATCGATTTTTTAATCTTCAAAGTGAATTAAAAGTCACTCAAAAAGAATTAGAAAATGTGAAACAAGAGTTAGCTTTATTAAAGTCTGAAAGTTTAATTAGTGATGCACAATCTGTGGGCGAATTTAAAATTTTGGTGGCTAATATGGGCGAATTAGATGCTAAATCTTTGCAATCAGCAGGAGAAAAATTGCAACAAAAATTAGGTAATTCTGCGGTGATTTTAGCATCTATTCCCGAAGCCAATAAAGTTAGTTTAGTGGCGGCTTTTGGGGAGAAAGTTTATAAAGAAAAACAACTTCAAGCGGGTAAATTTATCGGTGAAATCGCTAAAATTTGCGGTGGAGGAGGCGGTGGAAAACCGAATCTTGCCCAAGCTGGTGGTAAAGATACGACTAAAGTTGAGGAGGCTTTAACTATAGCGAAAACTAAATTAATAGAAGCCTTATCTTAA
- a CDS encoding DUF3493 domain-containing protein — MTNKNNKNNLDSQKYAYLKAEAEAPYKGLRKFIYFGIGASGAIGAFIFFIQIIAGKNITNNIPNLLIQIAVIILMIFLFRWENKNN, encoded by the coding sequence ATGACAAATAAAAATAATAAAAATAACTTAGATTCTCAAAAATACGCCTATTTAAAAGCGGAAGCTGAAGCTCCTTATAAGGGATTAAGAAAATTTATTTATTTTGGTATTGGTGCATCAGGTGCGATTGGTGCTTTCATCTTTTTCATCCAAATAATTGCGGGAAAAAATATTACTAATAACATTCCTAATTTATTAATTCAAATTGCTGTAATTATTCTGATGATTTTCTTATTTCGTTGGGAAAATAAAAATAATTAG
- a CDS encoding DUF2358 domain-containing protein: protein MNLTEIIKQDYQNFPEDQTYSIYAENVHFKDPVYNFYGLKKYQEMINFLKKWFKNLHLELHEIKQTENQIDTRWTMSWNSPLPWQPFISVSGRSELKLKDNLIIGHYDYWDKSFWNMIQQHFVFIRNQQVKF, encoded by the coding sequence ATGAATTTAACAGAAATTATTAAACAAGATTATCAAAACTTTCCCGAAGATCAAACCTATAGTATCTATGCTGAAAATGTTCATTTTAAAGATCCTGTTTATAATTTTTATGGTTTAAAAAAATATCAAGAAATGATTAATTTTCTAAAAAAATGGTTTAAAAATTTACACCTAGAATTACACGAAATAAAACAAACAGAAAATCAAATAGATACTCGTTGGACAATGTCATGGAATAGCCCTTTACCTTGGCAACCTTTTATTTCTGTTTCTGGTAGAAGTGAGTTAAAGTTGAAAGATAACTTAATCATCGGTCATTATGATTATTGGGATAAATCATTTTGGAACATGATTCAACAACATTTTGTTTTCATAAGAAATCAACAAGTTAAATTTTAA
- a CDS encoding serine/threonine-protein kinase, whose product MDQGNLYKEKLLVQRYLLKEIIGQGAMGIVYRAEDTIYKRQNVAVKILSRSLNDMKMIQRFQREATISALLSERSDNIVKVSDYGVDENKVPFYVMEYLNGENLTEIIDIHGISLTKFFDFSRQICRAMETAHNGIFFEGEISPVIHRDLKPSNVFVIEDANGKQQIKVLDFGIAKLIKTEEGETESFMGTPRYCSPEQLQGKDLDNRSDIYSLGMIMYLMLSKKYPWDLEIDSVGEWYKAHTELTPAQFSSELNIAADLENLILKCLEKSPNNRPQSVGEIIQKLDLISRKNSENNSAITTKNIPKNDLLSNDSKLTLNQFLLESKWPKNKPIQKIVFPRIITYEKQIISTVCTMLEEVDIKNRQNDIRYNQFLFQSYPHPMILWLTVLYNHKDGARWLPCYLDLKTNIGQQVVNTLSDSKEYYLLFFPIEKPQVCQDFLSFKVMLKQRTNLKQWGSVSNMITVKHNEEAIVSRKKLKQDLEELKPKIILEIEKSNTQELHF is encoded by the coding sequence ATGGATCAGGGTAATTTATATAAAGAAAAATTATTAGTCCAACGTTACCTCTTAAAAGAAATCATTGGGCAAGGTGCAATGGGCATAGTTTATCGGGCGGAGGATACTATTTATAAAAGACAAAATGTTGCTGTCAAAATTCTCTCTCGCTCATTAAATGATATGAAAATGATTCAACGGTTTCAAAGAGAAGCGACTATCAGTGCTTTACTTTCAGAGAGAAGTGATAACATCGTTAAAGTTAGTGATTATGGTGTCGATGAAAATAAAGTTCCTTTTTATGTGATGGAATATCTTAATGGGGAGAATCTCACTGAAATAATTGATATTCATGGTATATCCTTAACGAAATTTTTTGATTTTTCCCGTCAAATTTGTCGTGCGATGGAAACTGCTCATAACGGCATTTTTTTTGAAGGGGAAATTTCTCCCGTGATTCATCGAGATCTAAAACCTAGTAACGTTTTTGTGATAGAAGATGCTAATGGAAAACAACAGATCAAAGTCTTAGATTTTGGCATTGCTAAATTAATTAAAACGGAAGAGGGGGAAACAGAAAGTTTCATGGGTACTCCTCGATATTGTTCTCCCGAACAGTTACAGGGGAAAGACTTAGATAATCGCTCTGATATTTATAGTTTGGGTATGATCATGTATCTGATGTTAAGTAAAAAATATCCATGGGATTTAGAAATAGATTCTGTGGGAGAATGGTATAAAGCTCATACGGAATTAACACCAGCTCAATTTTCCTCAGAATTAAATATTGCGGCAGATTTAGAAAATTTAATTTTAAAATGTCTCGAAAAATCTCCTAATAATCGTCCTCAAAGTGTTGGTGAAATTATCCAAAAATTAGATCTAATTTCTCGAAAAAATAGCGAAAATAATAGTGCTATTACTACCAAGAATATTCCTAAAAATGATTTATTATCAAACGATTCTAAATTAACTCTAAATCAATTTTTATTAGAAAGTAAGTGGCCTAAAAATAAGCCCATTCAAAAAATAGTATTTCCTAGAATTATCACTTATGAAAAACAAATAATCTCAACAGTTTGTACCATGCTAGAAGAAGTAGATATAAAAAATAGGCAAAATGATATTCGTTACAATCAATTTCTATTTCAAAGTTATCCTCATCCCATGATTTTATGGTTAACCGTATTATATAATCATAAAGATGGAGCTCGTTGGTTGCCTTGTTATTTAGATTTAAAAACTAATATTGGTCAACAAGTTGTTAATACATTAAGTGATTCTAAAGAATATTATTTACTATTTTTCCCCATTGAAAAACCACAAGTTTGTCAAGATTTTTTATCTTTTAAAGTAATGCTTAAACAAAGAACAAATCTTAAACAATGGGGTTCAGTAAGTAATATGATAACAGTAAAACATAATGAAGAGGCAATTGTTAGTAGAAAAAAACTTAAACAAGATTTAGAAGAGTTAAAACCAAAAATTATTTTAGAAATTGAAAAAAGCAACACTCAAGAGCTACATTTTTAG
- a CDS encoding type IV pilin protein — translation MKPEVTLKYLSYLRNKKNQQEGFTLIELLVVVIIIGVLAAVALPNLLGQVGKARESEAKNAMGTLNRTQQAYHFEKQSFATVDSATLAQADNVLGTVINSQYFNISTSTGDSDAAAKAATVDGVRQYAASIAFGTGAYSSAVCQSDNIGGAAAATGGACTSGTTLK, via the coding sequence ATGAAACCAGAAGTAACTTTAAAATATTTATCTTACCTCCGTAACAAAAAAAATCAACAAGAAGGTTTTACCTTAATTGAACTATTAGTCGTTGTAATCATTATCGGTGTACTTGCTGCGGTTGCCTTACCCAATTTATTAGGACAAGTTGGTAAAGCTAGAGAATCTGAAGCTAAAAACGCCATGGGTACTCTCAACAGAACTCAACAAGCTTACCATTTTGAGAAACAATCCTTTGCTACTGTTGATTCTGCCACCCTCGCTCAGGCTGACAACGTGTTAGGAACAGTAATCAATAGCCAATATTTCAACATCTCTACCAGTACCGGTGATAGTGACGCTGCAGCTAAAGCCGCAACAGTAGATGGGGTAAGACAATATGCTGCTTCCATTGCCTTTGGTACTGGTGCTTACAGTAGTGCCGTATGTCAATCCGACAATATTGGTGGTGCTGCTGCCGCTACTGGTGGTGCTTGTACTTCTGGTACAACCCTCAAATAA
- a CDS encoding type IV pilin-like G/H family protein, translating to MIETLLLQKLRVINRHQTSGFTLIELLVTLIIVGILAAIAIPNFINQVGKAREAETKSALGSVARRQQAYHWEKQTFAPTITLLNDGISNSLDTKYHNFPDPSDVDATLVKHQAIAINPVKDQVRNFAAGVYYNSGLYTFSICESSGVNQAVNVGDTAADDCTNSGKKLK from the coding sequence ATGATCGAAACCTTATTATTACAAAAACTAAGGGTAATTAATCGTCATCAAACTTCAGGTTTTACCTTAATTGAGCTTTTAGTCACTCTGATTATTGTAGGTATTTTAGCTGCTATTGCCATTCCTAACTTTATCAATCAAGTGGGCAAAGCCAGAGAAGCGGAAACCAAATCAGCTTTAGGTTCAGTGGCAAGGAGACAACAGGCTTACCACTGGGAAAAACAAACCTTTGCCCCCACCATTACCCTTTTAAACGATGGAATCAGTAATAGTTTGGATACTAAATATCATAACTTTCCTGATCCTAGCGATGTGGACGCTACTTTAGTCAAACACCAAGCCATTGCCATTAACCCTGTCAAAGATCAAGTCAGAAACTTTGCCGCAGGAGTTTATTATAATAGTGGACTTTATACCTTTAGTATTTGTGAATCTTCTGGAGTAAATCAGGCGGTGAATGTGGGTGATACTGCCGCCGATGATTGCACTAATAGCGGTAAAAAATTAAAATGA